The genomic window GAAGTTGATCACGCCCTTGAGGTACAGCGCGTAGTCGATGGCCGGGCTGGCCGGGTGCAGGCGCATGAAGCGGTCCAGCGTGGCGATGGCCTCGGCTTTTTGCCCGTCCTTGAACTGCGAATAGGCCTTGTCCAGCTGCGCCTGCTGCGCCAGCGGCGTGCCGGCGGCGCGGCCTTCCAGCGTCTCGAACAGCGGCACCGCCTTGTCGTAGGCGCCCGAGTTCTGCTCGTCCTTGGCCTCGGCGTAGATGCGGTTGGGGCTCCAGCCCGCGGTGCGGTCCACCGGCTTGGACGAGCACGCCGCCAGCAGGCTGGCGGCCATCACGGCGGCTGCCGTCGCCGCCGATAATCGGGCGCGTTGCATTGCGGGCAAATCCTCTTGAGTCAAGCTTTTTCGATTATATCGGCCGACCCCTTGGCCAGCGGCCCTGAAACCGGCGCCGAGGACGACACCCCCGAGCCCGGCGCCGAGCTGGAAACGCGCACGTTGGCGGTGCCGGCCGAGGGCCATGGCCAGCGGCTCGACCGCGTGCTGGCCGCGCGGGTGCCCGAGTTCTCGCGCAGCTATCTGCAGCAGCTGGTGGGCGCAGGCGCGGTGCGCCTGAACGGCGTGCCGGCGGCCAAGCCGGCGCAGAAGCTGCGCGCCGGCGACGTGCTCGATGTCGAGCTGCGCCCCACGCCCATGAGCCAGGCCTTCGTGCCGCAAGCCATGGACCTGGTGGTGCCGTATGAGGACGAGCACCTGCTGGTGGTCGACAAGCCCGCCGGCCTGGTGGTGCACCCCGCGCCGGGGCATTGGAGCGGCACGCTGCTCAACGCCCTGCTGGCACGCGACGCGCGGGCCGCAGGGCTGCCGCGCGCCGGCATCGTGCACCGGCTGGACAAGGACACCAGCGGCCTGATGGTGGTGGCGCGCTCGCGCCAGGCCATGGACGCGCTGGTGGCGCAGATCGGCGCGCGACAGGTGCGCCGCGAATACCTGGCGCTGGCGCACCGGCCCTGGCAGGGCGCGGCCGAGCGCGAGGTGGATGCCCCCATCGGGCGCGACCCGCGCAACCGCCTGCGCATGGTGGTGGTGGACTTGCAGCGCCACCCCGGCAAGCCGGCGCAGACCCTGGTGCAGCGGCTGCAGAACGCCGAAGCCGGCTGCCTGCTGCGCTGCCTGCTGCGCACCGGCCGCACGCACCAGATCCGCGTGCACCTGGCGCAGCTGGGCCACCCGCTGGTGGGCGACGCGCTGTATGGCGGCGCGCCGGCGGCCGGCATGGCGCGCCAAGCCCTGCACGCGCGGCGCCTGTCGCTGACGCACCCGGTCACGGGCGCGGCGCTGGACTTTGTGGCGCCACTGCCGCCCGACCTGGCGGCGGCGCTGGCGGCCTGGGGCCTTACAATCCCGGATGACGACGCGGCCACCGGTTGAGCCAGCGCTCGGGCCGCGTGGCACGCCGGCCCAACATCTTCCTTCACCGGGCACTTCGGCCCGAACCACGCGCCCCGGGCGCGCCCTGCCCAAGAGACCCAAGCCGTGACCTCCGCGGACGCCAAGCGCATCCTTGAAACCGCATTGATCTGCGCCCAGCAGCCCCTGCCCCTGCGCGAGCTGCAGGCGCTGTTTGCCGGCGAGCTGGGGCCGGACACGCTCAAGGCGCTGCTGCTGGAGCTGCAGGACGACTGGGCGCAGCGCGGCGTGGAGCTGGTGGCCGTGGCCAGCGGCTGGCGCTTTCAAAGCCGCCCCGAGCTGCGCGAGTACCTCGACCGCCTGCACCCCGAAAAGCCGCCCAGGTACACCCGTGCCACGCTGGAGACGCTGGCCATCATCGCCTACCGCCAGCCCGTCACGCGCGGCGACATGGAAGACATCCGCGGTGTCACCATCAACTCGCTGCTGCTCAAGCAGCTGGAGGACCGCGGCTGGGTCGAGGTCATCGGCCACCGCGAGACCGTCGGCCGCCCGGCGCTGTACGCCACCACGCGCCAGTTCCTGGACGACCTGGGCCTGCAGTCGCTGGAGCAGCTGCCCATCCTGGAGGACGCCGCCGAGCCCGTGCCCGGCATGTTCGAGGCGCTGCAGGACGAGGCACCGGCGGCGGCCGATCCAGCCATCGATCCAGCGCCCGTCGAGGCCGACGCCGACCCTGCGCCCCCCGTCACCGATGCCGCCGCAGACGCCCCCGAAGAAAGCCCGACGCCATGAACCCCCAGGACAGCACCTCCCCGCCGCCGGATTCGGATCAAAACAAGGCTCCAGCCGGCATGGATCAAGCGCAATCAGCTATCGATAAAATAGCAATCGAGATGCCGGCCACGCCCGCCCCAGGCACCGACGACGACGCGCCCGTGGCCTTCGACGACCTGGTCTCCGGGCGTTTCGACGAGCAGGCCGTCGCGCCCGCCGCGCCGCCCAAGCGCGTGCTGCTGCCCCAGCCCGAGCAACCCAAGCTGCACAAGGTGCTGGCGCAGGCGGGGCTGGGCTCGCGCCTGGAGATGGAGCAGCTCATCCTGCAAGGGCGCATCACGGTCAACGGCCAGCCGGCGCACATCGGCCAGCGCGTGCAATTCGGCGACCAGGTCAAGATCAACGGCAAGCCCATCCATGTGCGCATCGCGCCGCCGCCGGCGCGCGTGCTGGCCTACCACAAGCCGGTGGGCGAGGTGGTCACGCACGACGACCCGGGCAACCGCCCCACGGTGTTTCGCAAGCTGCCGCGCCTGCAGCAGGGCAAGTGGCAGTCGGTGGGCCGGCTGGACCTGAACACCGAAGGCCTGCTGCTGTTCACCACCTCGGGCGAGCTGGCCAACCGCCTGATGCATCCGCGCTTCGGCCTGCAGCGCGAATACGCCGTGCGCGTGCTGGGCGCGCTCACCGACGAGGAAAAGCAGCGCCTGCTCGACGGCGTGCAGCTCGACGACGGCCTGGCGCAGTTCGGCGCCATCACCGAGGAAGGGCAGGGCGAGGGCGCCAACCAGTGGTACCGCGTCACCATCGGCGAGGGGCGCAACCGCGAGGTGCGCCGCATGATCGAGGCCGTGGGCCACGCCGTCAGCCGCCTGATCCGCATCCGCTACGGCGCCATGCTGCTGCCGCGCGGCCTGCGCCGCGGCATGTGGATGGAGCTGGGCGAGCGCGACATCCGCGCGCTGGGTGAGGCCTCGGGCACGCCCGAGCACGTGCTGCGCGGCGCGCCCGAGCCGCAGCCCGGCCGCGCCGATGCGCCCCGCCGCGGCGGGCGTGCCGACCGAGGGCGTGGCAGCGGGCCGCGGCCCAACATGGCAGCCGGCGCCCGCCCGCCTGAGCCGCGCCCGCGCCGCGCCGGCCCCCCGGCACGCCGCCCGGGCGTGGTGCCAGCGCCGGCCAGCCCGACCCGATGCGCACCTCGCAGGGCTACATCGGCGCCGACAGCTATCGCCCACCCCGCGCGGGTGGCGGCCCGCGCGCGGGTGGCCCCGGCGCCGGCGGCTTCAGGGGCCCGCGCCCCGGCGGCGCGGCCGGCGCGCGTGGGCCCTCGTGGCCCCCGTGGGCCGGGCCTGGGCGGCCCCCGGGGTCCGCGCCGGGGCTCCGGCGGCGGCCGGTAGCCCTGAAGCCGGCGCGCGCGCTAAAATCAAAAGCTTTGTTCATTCGGCAAAAACCAATCTTTTTCAAGCAGGAACCTCTCATCCATGGCCACCCAACGCACCCTGTCCATCATCAAGCCCGACGCCGTCGCCAAGAACGTCATCGGCCAGATCTACGCCCGCTTCGAGGCCGCCGGCCTGAAGATCATTGCCGCGCGCATGCAGCACCTGTCGCGCCGTGAGGCCGAGCAGTTCTACGCCGTGCACAAGGAGCGCCCCTTCTTCAAGGACCTGGTCGATTTCATGATCTCCGGCCCGGTGATGATCCAGGTGCTGGAAGGCGAGGGCGCCATCGCCAAGAACCGCGACCTGATGGGCGCCACCGACCCCAAGAAGGCCGACAAGGGCACCATCCGCGCCGACTTCGCCGACTCGATCGACGCCAACGCCGTGCACGGCTCCGACGCGCCCGAGACGGCGGCCGTCGAAGTGGCCTTCTTCTTCCCCGGCCTGTCGATTTACTCCCGTTGATTCCTGGCGGGGCGCCAAGCCCCTCTGGCATGTCCCTTCCTGGCGTCAATCTGCTCGAGTTCGACCTGGACGCGCTGGCCGCGTTCTGCGAGACGCTGGGCGAAAAGCGCTTTCGCGCCACGCAGCTGTTTCGCTGGATTCACCAGCGCGGCGTGGCCGACTTCGGCCAGATGAGCGACCTGGCCAAGTCGCTGCGCGACAAGCTGGCCGGCAGCGCCCACGTGGCGGCGCCGGCGGTGACGACGCAGCACATCTCCAAGGACGGCACCATCAAGTGGCTGTTCGACGTGGGCGGCGGCAACGCGATCGAGACGGTATTCATCCCCGAGGATGATCGGGGCACGCTGTGCATTTCCTCGCAGGCCGGCTGCGCGGTGGGCTGCCGCTTCTGTTCCACCGGCCATCAGGGCTTCTCGCGCAACCTGACGACGGGCGAGATCGTCGGCCAGCTGTGGTTTGCCGAGCACTTTTTGCGCCGGCATCTGGGCCGGGACGAGCGCGTCATCACCAACGTGGTGATGATGGGCATGGGCGAGCCGCTGCAGAACTACGACCGCGTGCTGCCCGCCCTGCGCACCATGCTCGACGACCACGGCTACGGCCTGTCGCGCCGGCGCGTGACGGTGTCCACCTCGGGCGTGGTGCCCATGATCGACCGGCTGGCGCGCGACTGCCCGGTGGCGCTGGCGGTGTCGCTGCACGCGCCGGATGACGCCTTGCGCACGCACCTGGTGCCGCTCAACCGCAAGCACCCCATCGACGAGCTGCTGGCCACCTGCACGCGCTACCTGCCGCACGCGCCGCGCGACTTCATCACCTTCGAGTACGTCATGCTCGACGGCGTCAACGATTCGCCCGAGCACGCCCAGGCGCTGATCGCGCTGATGCGCCGCCACGGCGCGCAAGGCCTGCGCGCCAAGTTCAACCTGATTCCGTTCAACCCGTTCCCGCAGTCGGGCCTGGTCTGCTCGCCGATGCCGCGCGTGCTGGCCTTCGGCAAGGCGCTGAACGACGCCGGCATCGTCACCACCGTGCGCAAGACGCGCGGTGACGACATCGACGCCGCCTGCGGCCAACTGGCCGGCGACGTGCAGGACCGCACCCGCGTGCACGAGCGCATGGCGCGCCAGCGCAGCTACACGCGCCGGCGCGCCGACGCACCCGAAGGATAGACCGGATGAAGACCCTGTTGCCGCACCGCCCCCGCGTTTTGCTGGCCCTGGCCGCCCTGGCCCTGGCCGGATCGGCGCTGCTGGCCGGCTGCGCCGCCCCTGGCGGGGCATCGGGCGCCGCGCCCTCCGAGCTGGCGACCTCCATGGACGACAGCGCCGCGCGCAAGCGCGCCGAAACCCATCTGGCGCTGGCCAGCGGCTACTACGAAAACGGCCAGTACCCGGTGGCGCTGGATGCCGTCAAGGCTGCCCTGCAGGCCGATCCCAGCTACGCCAAGGCCTACGACGTGGCCGGCAGCATCTACGCGGCCCTGGGCGACAACGCGCGCGCCTTCACGCACTTCAACCGGGCGCTGGAGCTCGACCCGCAGAACGCCAACGCCATGCACAACCTGGGCTGGCTGCAATGCCAGGCCGACCACTACGCCGAGGCGCAGGCCCTGTTCGAGCGCGCCGTCGCGGTCCCGGCCTACCTGGGCCGCGCCAAAACCCTGATGGTGCAGGGCATCTGCCAGGCGCGCGCCGGCCAGGCCCGGCAGGCCGAGGCGACGCTGATGCGCTCCTACGAGCTGGATGCCGGCAACCCCGTCACCGCCTACAACCTGGCGCTGCTGCTGTACCAGCGTGGCGACAACGAGCGCGCGCGCTTTTACATCCGGCGGCTCAACAACAGCGAGCTGGCCAACGCGCAGTCGCTGTGGCTGGGCATCAAGGTCGAGCACCGCCTGAACGACCGCAAGGCCATGGAGCAGCTGGCCGGCCAGCTGCGCCGGCGCTTTCCGGCCTCCAGCGAGCTGATTGCCTACGAGCGGGGGCGATTCGATGATTGAACCCCAGTCCGGCTTCGGTCCGTTGGACGCCACGCGGCCGGCTTCGCTCGACGCCACGCTGCCGGCTTCGCTGGAGGCGGCGCCCGTGCCGTCCAGCGCGCCCGCGTCGGCCGGCGCCATGCTGCGCCAGATGCGCGAGGCCGCCGGGGTGGACGCCGGCGTGCTGGCCAGCGCCATGAAGGTGTCGCTGTCCAAGCTCGATGCGCTGGAGCACGACCGGCTCGAGCAGCTGCCCGACGTGACCTTCGCCCGCGCGCTGGCCTCGGCCATCTGCCGCGCCTTCGGCGTCGACCCCGCACCGGTGCTGGCCCTCATGCCGGCCCCTGCCGCGGGCCTGCGTGCGCCCGTCTCCAACGTCAACGAGCCGTTTCACCCAGCGGGTGAAAGCGGCGTGGCCGCGCTGTCGAGCGCCTTCTCGCGCCCGCTGCTGGCCGTCATCGCCGTGCTGCTGCTGGGCGCCGCGCTGCTGTGGCTGTGGCCCACCTGGCCGATTCGCCTGACCGAGCCCGCGCCGGCTGCGATGCCCGACGCCAGCACCGACGCCGCGGCGCCCGCCGCCGAGCCGGTGCCGGCCGAGCCGCCGGCTCCCGCTCCCGCAGCCGCCGAAACCGCGGCGCCGGAACCGGTGTCCGCGGCAGCCACGCCAGCGTCGGCTGCGCAGGCGCCTGCCTCGGCGCCGGCGGCCGTGGCCACGTCCAGCAACGCGCCGCTGAGCCTGAGCGCCAGCGGCGAGAGCTGGGTGACGGTGCACGACGCCAACGACAAGCCCCTGATCAACCGCGCCCTCAAGGCCGGCGAAAGCGTGACGCTGGACGGCGCGTTGCCGCTGTCGGTCACCATCGGGCGCAAGGACGCGGTGCAGGCCACGGTGCATGGCCAGCCGTTCGACATCCGCTCGCTCGGTTCCAGTACGGTGGCGCGTTTTCAGGTCAAGTGATGGATCAGGCCGTGACAGCCCCGCAGGCTATTGCCGTGGCGCAACCGGCGGCACGCCACTCGCGCCAGGCGCGCGTGGCCTGGGGCGCGCGCGTGGTCACCGTGGGCGGCGACGCGCCGGTGCGCGTGCAGTCCATGACCAACACCGACACGGCCGACGCGGCCGCCACCGCGCGCCAGGTGAAAGAGCTGGCCCTGGCCGGCAGCGAGCTGGTGCGCATCACCGTCAACACGCCCGAGGCCGCGGCCCAGGTGGCGCCCATCCGCGAGCGGCTCGACCGCATGGGCTGCGACGTGCCGCTGGTGGGCGACTTCCACTACAACGGCCACCGCCTGCTGACCGAACACCCCGACTGCGCGCAGGCGCTGTCCAAGTACCGCATCAACCCCGGCAACGTGGGCAAGGGCGCCAAGCACGACACCCAGTTCGCGCAGATGATCGAGGCGGCCCTGAAGTGGGACAAGCCGGTGCGCATCGGCGTCAACTGGGGCAGCCTGGACCAGGATTTGCTGGCCGCCCTGATGGACGACAACGCCCGCCGCCCCGAGCCCTGGGACGCGCGCCAGGTGATGTACGAGGCGCTGATCCAGTCGGCCCTGGGCTCGGCCGAACGCGCCGTCAAACTGGGCATGGCGCCGGCGCAGGTGATCTTGTCGTGCAAGGTCAGCGGCGTGCAGGATTTGATCGCCGTGTACCGCGAGCTGGCGCGCCGCTGCGACTACCCCCTGCACCTGGGCCTGACCGAGGCCGGCATGGCCACCAAGGGCACGGTGGCGTCCACCGCCGCGCTGGCCATCCTGCTGCAGGAGGGCATCGGCGACACCATCCGCGTCAGCCTCACGCCGCAGCCCGGCGAGGCGCGCACGCAAGAGGTGGTGGTGGCCAGCGAGATCCTGCAGGCGCTGGGCCTGCGCACCTTCGTGCCCAGCGTCACCGCCTGCCCGGGCTGCGGGCGCACCACCAGCACCGTGTTCCAGGAGCTGGCCAAGCAGATCGACGACCACCTGCGCGCGCAGATGCCGGTGTGGCGCATCAAGTACCCCGGCGTGGAGGCGCTGCGCGTGGCGGTGATGGGCTGCATCGTCAACGGCCCGGGCGAGAGCAAGCACGCCGACATCGGCATCAGCCTGCCCGGCACCGGCGAGATGCCGGCCGCGCCGGTGTACATCGACGGCCAGAAGGCGGTGACGCTGCGCGGCGAGCACATCGCGCAGGAGTTTCACCAGCTGGTCGAGCGCTACATCGAGCAGCGTTTTGGCCCGGGCGGCTCCTGATTTCAAGCCAAACAAGGCTGTGGCCCGCGTCAAACATGCGCGAGCAGCTATCAAAATAACAGTATTCCAATGTCTGGATCGTCTCGCATCAGCGCCATCAAGGGCATGAACGACATCCTGCCGCCGGACTCGGCGCGCTGGGAATGGCTGGAGGACGTGGTGCGCCGCGCCATGGCCGCGCACGCCTACCGCAACGTGCGCACGCCCATCATGGAGCACACCCAGCTGTTCACGCGCGGGCTGGGCGAGGTCACCGACGTGGTCGAAAAGGAGATGTACTCCTTCGAGGACCGGCCCGACCAGCACGGCCGCGCCGACCACCTGAGCCTGCGCCCCGAAAGCACGGCCGGCCTGGTGCGCGCCGTGGTCGAGCACAACCTGCTGTACGACGGCGGCAAGCGCCTGTACTACATGGGCCCCATGTTCCGGCGCGAGCGCCCGCAGCGCGGCCGCTATCGGCAGTTCCACCAGATCGGCGCCGAGGCGCTGGGCTTTGGCGGCCCCGAGGTCGACGCCGAGCTGATCCTGCTGGCCGTGCACCTGTGGGCCGCGCTGGGCATCCGCAACTGGCGGCTCGAACTGAACTGCCTGGGCCAGCCCGACGAGCGCCGCGCCCACCGCGCGGCGCTGATCCAGTATTTCGAGGCGCACGCCGAGCAGCTGGACGAGGACGCGCGCCGGCGCCTGCACAGCAACCCGCTGCGCATCCTGGACACCAAGAACCCGGCGATGCAGGCCCTGGTCGAGGGCGCGCCGCGCCTGCTGGACCATCTGGGCGAGGCCTCGCGCGCCCACTTCGAGGCCGTGCAGGCCATCCTGCGCGCCGCCGGTGTGCCGTATTCGATCAACCCGCGCCTGGTGCGCGGGCTGGACTACTACAACCTGACGGTGTTCGAGTTCATCACCGAAAGCCTGGGCGCGCAGGGCACCATCTGCGGCGGCGGGCGTTACGACTACCTCGTCGAACAGATCGGCGGCAAGCCCGCGCCCGCCGTCGGCTGGGCCATGGGCGTGGAGCGCGTGCTGGAGCTGCTGGCCGAGGAGGGCGTGCACCCACCGCAGCCCGTGCCCGACGCCTACGCCATCCTGCCCGACGCGGCCAGCGTGGCCGCCGCCATGCCCTGCCTGCAGGCCCTGCGCGCATGCGGCGTGGCGGTGCAGATGCACGCCGGCGGCGAGGCCGGCCTGGGCAGCATGAAGAGCCAGTTCAAGAAGGCCGACGCCTCGGGCGCGCGCTTTGCCCTCGTTTTCGGCGCCGACGAAATCGCCGCCGGCGAGGTCACCGTCAAGGCCTTGCGCGACGGCGCCGGCGCGCAGACGCGCCAGCCGCTGGCCGAGCCGGCCGCCTGGGCCGACCGCCTAAAATCCCCCGTTTGATCCGATCCTGACGACCGCCCATGGCCAAACACCTCGACCTCGAAGAGCAGGAACAGCTCGACCAGCTGCGCCACTTCTGGAACACCTGGGGCAACCTCATCACCTGGGCGCTGATCGTCGTGCTGGGCGCCTACGCGGCCTGGAACGGCTGGAACTACTGGCAGCGCCGCCAGGGCGCGCAGGCCGCGGCGCTGTACTCCGAGCTGGAGCGCAGCGCCGACGCCGGCGACGTGCCGCACCTGGAGCGCGTGCTCAGTGACATCAAGGATCGCTTCGGCCGCACCGCCTACGCCGCGCAGGGCGCCCTGCTGGCGGCCAAGGTGCTCGATGAGAAGGGCAAGGCCGCCGAGGCCCGTGCCGCGCTGGCCTGGGTGGCCGACAAGGCGCCCGACGACGGCCTGCAGGCCGTGGCGCGCCTGCGCCTGGCCTCGCTGCAGACCGGCGAGAAGGCGTATGACGAGGCGCTGAAGACCCTGTCGGCCAGCTTCCCGGCAGCCATGGTGCCGCTGGCGGCCGACCGCCGCGGCGACGTGCTGCTGCTGCAGGGCAAGCGCAGCGAGGCCGCCGCCGAGTTCGGCAAGGCTTACCAGGGCCTGGGCGCCGACCGCGGCGACTACCGGCGCCTGGTGGCCATCAAGCTCAACGCGCTGGGCATCGACCCCGAGGCCAAGGCTGCCGCGGCGGGAGCCGCCTCGTGAGCCGGCCCGTGACGACGCCCAGCCTGCGCAGCCTGGCCGGCGCGCTGGCCCTGCTGGCCGCCGCCGTGCTGGCCGGCTGCGCCAGCGGCTCGCCGCGGCCCAAGCCGGCCGAGCTGCCGCCCAACGTCGATCTGATCGGCGTGCGCCAGGCCTGGCACGCCACGCTGGCGCCGATCGCGTTTCCGCTGCAGGTGCACACCCTGGGCAGCCAGGTGCTGCTGGCCAGCGGCGACGGCACGGTGGTGACGCTGGACGCCCGCAACGGCGCCGAGCTGGGCCGCGCCGGCGTCGGCGCGCCCCTGAGCGCCGGTGTGGGCGGCGACGGCCGCATGGCCGCCGTCGTCACGCGCGCCAACGAGGTGGTGGCGCTGGCGGGTGGGCGCGTGCTGTGGCGCCATCGCCTGCCCACGCAAAGCTACACCGCGCCGCTGGTGGCCGGCGGGCGCGTGTTCGTGCTGGGCGCCGACCGCTCGCTGACCGCGCTGGACGGCGGCAACGGCGCCAAGCTGTGGAGCCTGCAGCGCCCGGCCGAGCCGCTGGTGCTGCGCCAGGCCGGCGTGCTGCTGCCGGTGGGCAACACCCTGGTGGCCGGGCTGGCCGGGCGCCTGGTGGGAGTCGACCCCGACGACGGCCGCGTGCTGTGGGAGGCGCCCATCGCCTCGGCGCGCGGCACCAACGACGTCGAGCGCCTGGTCGACCTGGTGGCCGGCGTCGGCCGCGAGGGGCCGGTGATTTGCGCCCGCGCCTTCCAGACCGCCGTCGGCTGTGTCGACACCACCCAGGGCAGCTTGCGCTGGAGCAAGCCGGCCAACGGCGCCACCGGCCTGGCCAGCGACGACAAGAACCTGTACGGCGCCGAGGCCGACGGCACGGTGATGGCCTGGAACGCCGCCACCGGCGAGCGCGCCTGGCAGACCGAGCGCCTGAAGTGGCGCGAGCTGACCGGCCCGCTGGTGCTGGGCCGCTCGGTGGTGCTGGGCGACGGTACGGGCCTGGTGCACCTGCTGTCGCGCCAGGACGGCAGCGCGCTGGACCGCCTGACGACCGATGGCTCGGGCATTGCCGCCACGCCGGTGGCCGCGGGCAACACCCTGGTTGTCGTAACCCGTGCCGGCGGCGTGTACGCCTACCGACCCGACTGATCGACCCAAGGCGCACCGCGTGAAACCCGTCCTGGCCCTGGTGGGCCGCCCCAACGTCGGCAAGTCCACGCTGTTCAACCGGCTGACCAAGAGCCGCGATGCCATCGTGGCCGACTTTGCCGGCCTCACGCGCGACCGCCACTACGGCCAGGGCCACCTGGGCGCGCGCGAGTACATCGTCATCGACACCGGCGGCTTCGAGCCCACGGCCGAGTCGGGCATCTACAAGGAGATGGCCAAGCAGACGCGCCAGGCGGTGGCCGAGGCCGACGCGGTGATCTTCATCGTCGATGCCCGCGCCGGCCTGTCGGCGCAGGACCACGACATCGCCAACTACCTGCGCCGCCTGGGCAAGCCCTGCCTGCTGGTGGCCAACAAGGCCGAGGGCATGACCGAGGGCGCGCAGCTGGCCGAGTTCTACGAGCTGGGCCTGGGCGAGGTGGTGCCCGTCTCGGCCGCCCACGGCCAGGGCGTGCGCGGCATGCTGGAGGCGGCGCTGGACGCGCTGGCGCTGCCCGAAGGCGAGGAGGGTGACGAGCCCGAGGACGACGGCAGCATCCGCCTGGCCGTGGCCGGCCGCCCCAACGTGGGCAAGTCCACCCTCATCAACACCTGGCTGGGCGAGGAGCGCCTGGTGGCCTTCGACATGCCCGGCACCACGCGCGACGCCATCCGCGTGCCCTTCGAAAAGGGCGGGCAGAAGTTCTCGCTGATCGACACGGCCGGCCTGCGCCGCAAGGGCAAGGTGTTCGAGGCGATCGAGAAGTTCTCGGTCGTCAAGACCCTGCAGGCCATCGAGTCGGCCCACGTCGTGTTGCTGCTGCTGGACGCCACGCAGGGCGTGACCGACCAGGACGCGCACATCGCCGGCTTCATCCTGGAGGCCGGGCGCGCCGTGGTGGTGGCCGTCAACAAGTGGGACGCGGTGGACGCCTACCGGCGCGAATGGGTGCAGCGCGACATCGAGGCGCGCCTGGGCTTCCTGAAGTTCGCCAACATGCACTTCATCTCGGCGCAAAAGCGCCAGGGCCTGGGCCCGGTGTGGAAGTCGATCACGCAGGCGCACCAGGCGGCCATGCGCAAGCTGCCCACGCCCCAGCTCACCCGCGTGCTGCAGGAAGCGGTGCAGTTCCAGACGCCCAAGCGCTCGGGCATGTACCGCCCCAAGCTGCGCTACGCCCACCAGGGCGGCATGAACCCGCCGATCGTCGTGGTGCACGGCAATTCGCTCGAGG from Burkholderiaceae bacterium includes these protein-coding regions:
- a CDS encoding tetratricopeptide repeat protein, which translates into the protein MAKHLDLEEQEQLDQLRHFWNTWGNLITWALIVVLGAYAAWNGWNYWQRRQGAQAAALYSELERSADAGDVPHLERVLSDIKDRFGRTAYAAQGALLAAKVLDEKGKAAEARAALAWVADKAPDDGLQAVARLRLASLQTGEKAYDEALKTLSASFPAAMVPLAADRRGDVLLLQGKRSEAAAEFGKAYQGLGADRGDYRRLVAIKLNALGIDPEAKAAAAGAAS
- the bamB gene encoding outer membrane protein assembly factor BamB, translating into MRSLAGALALLAAAVLAGCASGSPRPKPAELPPNVDLIGVRQAWHATLAPIAFPLQVHTLGSQVLLASGDGTVVTLDARNGAELGRAGVGAPLSAGVGGDGRMAAVVTRANEVVALAGGRVLWRHRLPTQSYTAPLVAGGRVFVLGADRSLTALDGGNGAKLWSLQRPAEPLVLRQAGVLLPVGNTLVAGLAGRLVGVDPDDGRVLWEAPIASARGTNDVERLVDLVAGVGREGPVICARAFQTAVGCVDTTQGSLRWSKPANGATGLASDDKNLYGAEADGTVMAWNAATGERAWQTERLKWRELTGPLVLGRSVVLGDGTGLVHLLSRQDGSALDRLTTDGSGIAATPVAAGNTLVVVTRAGGVYAYRPD
- the der gene encoding ribosome biogenesis GTPase Der is translated as MKPVLALVGRPNVGKSTLFNRLTKSRDAIVADFAGLTRDRHYGQGHLGAREYIVIDTGGFEPTAESGIYKEMAKQTRQAVAEADAVIFIVDARAGLSAQDHDIANYLRRLGKPCLLVANKAEGMTEGAQLAEFYELGLGEVVPVSAAHGQGVRGMLEAALDALALPEGEEGDEPEDDGSIRLAVAGRPNVGKSTLINTWLGEERLVAFDMPGTTRDAIRVPFEKGGQKFSLIDTAGLRRKGKVFEAIEKFSVVKTLQAIESAHVVLLLLDATQGVTDQDAHIAGFILEAGRAVVVAVNKWDAVDAYRREWVQRDIEARLGFLKFANMHFISAQKRQGLGPVWKSITQAHQAAMRKLPTPQLTRVLQEAVQFQTPKRSGMYRPKLRYAHQGGMNPPIVVVHGNSLEGVTEVYKRYLEGRFRKAFDLVGTPLRIEMKTAHNPYADKDA